From one Candidatus Bathyarchaeota archaeon genomic stretch:
- a CDS encoding TIGR00270 family protein gives MRCEVCGRPIMGKPYKAIIEGARLIVCSDCATLGSISWEMKTPKPARSAVKLQRPLKRKLKVSAKHQSPLELTLDLVNDFDARIRQAREAQLLSHEDLGRKINEKVSVLKKLESHKMTPDLRLAEKLQYALRIKLFVPATEKKISKKLLATTLPSKNITLGDLIKSKKKPAEARK, from the coding sequence TTGCGGTGCGAAGTTTGCGGTCGTCCCATAATGGGCAAACCTTACAAAGCCATAATCGAAGGAGCAAGACTTATAGTATGTAGTGACTGCGCAACACTCGGCTCAATAAGCTGGGAAATGAAAACGCCGAAACCAGCTAGATCAGCCGTTAAACTCCAAAGACCGCTCAAGCGAAAATTAAAAGTTTCAGCAAAGCATCAGTCTCCTTTAGAGCTTACTCTAGATCTAGTTAACGACTTTGACGCTCGAATACGTCAAGCGAGAGAAGCACAACTACTAAGCCATGAAGACTTGGGCAGAAAAATAAACGAAAAAGTCTCTGTGCTTAAAAAGTTAGAAAGCCACAAAATGACGCCTGATTTGAGACTTGCAGAAAAACTCCAGTACGCATTAAGAATCAAGCTTTTTGTCCCAGCGACTGAAAAGAAGATTTCGAAAAAACTCTTAGCTACGACCCTTCCATCAAAAAACATCACATTAGGAGATCTAATCAAAAGTAAGAAGAAACC
- a CDS encoding pseudouridine synthase encodes MRDNPLQKIRSIADYQFGRGTGKVLFPDTVDIVFSRRTGRIRHIYLDGELLATLRPTNSFFSLTIEGARHITQIKPPQLWVEVQDDAANFVAKGKSVFAKHVVDCDEEIRPEEEVVVINSKCKVLAVGRAVLAGREMKAFKHGVAVRVRRGSAEGKRES; translated from the coding sequence ATGCGAGATAATCCTTTGCAAAAAATCCGTTCTATTGCTGACTACCAGTTTGGGCGAGGAACTGGAAAGGTGCTTTTTCCCGACACAGTGGATATTGTTTTTTCTCGGCGGACTGGTAGGATAAGGCACATTTATTTAGATGGCGAACTTTTGGCTACTTTGCGACCTACCAACAGCTTTTTCTCGCTGACCATTGAGGGTGCACGCCACATCACGCAGATTAAGCCTCCACAATTATGGGTGGAGGTTCAAGACGATGCAGCCAACTTTGTCGCTAAAGGTAAAAGCGTTTTTGCTAAGCACGTTGTTGATTGTGACGAGGAAATTAGACCTGAAGAAGAAGTGGTTGTCATAAATAGTAAATGCAAAGTTTTAGCTGTTGGCAGGGCGGTTCTGGCTGGAAGGGAGATGAAAGCGTTTAAACATGGTGTTGCCGTTCGTGTTAGAAGAGGATCTGCTGAAGGGAAGAGGGAGAGTTAA
- a CDS encoding nascent polypeptide-associated complex protein gives MSPRDTRRLMKRMGLSMDAMPDVQQVVFKTSVKEIIVEEPEVAILNLKGQKVFQVTGGKITEKALAAEGKKLAIPEEDIRLVADQTGKSVEEARQALEESGGDLAKAILLLQTK, from the coding sequence ATGAGTCCGAGAGATACTAGGCGGCTAATGAAGCGTATGGGCTTAAGCATGGACGCGATGCCTGACGTTCAGCAAGTTGTATTCAAAACAAGCGTGAAGGAAATAATCGTTGAAGAACCAGAAGTAGCTATATTGAACCTTAAAGGACAAAAGGTGTTCCAGGTCACAGGAGGAAAAATTACGGAAAAAGCGTTAGCGGCTGAAGGAAAGAAACTAGCGATTCCTGAGGAAGACATTAGATTGGTGGCCGACCAGACTGGGAAAAGTGTGGAAGAAGCAAGACAAGCGCTAGAGGAAAGCGGTGGAGACCTCGCCAAGGCGATTCTTCTTCTTCAGACAAAATAG